From Cataglyphis hispanica isolate Lineage 1 chromosome 19, ULB_Chis1_1.0, whole genome shotgun sequence, one genomic window encodes:
- the LOC126856698 gene encoding uncharacterized protein LOC126856698: MHFVSMDNFPMQNYENKMETFETYNESAATAANRQREITQTQSVNSQTPTQQMQVQSQENRDTLVLQQQQQHQTHQMTQIQSNAQQSTTLTPVRLPAILDGEYFTVTRVEDTNVTVRCQQCQKLLNGNLKSTGNFLSHIKRLHPSLIEKIRCKSNQRKPAMVYIDSMSPDKCSEIVRTRRVVLQNKKRCKTEECVAENEESYEHQSADWSDTSLVRRRSEETESTDLSLRIPHNNSFVVEDEYDAIGRNVAAKLRNMRVDQRIIAEKLLNDILFEAQLGNLHRDSSIHV; the protein is encoded by the exons ATGCATTTTGTCAGTATGGACAATTTTCCTATGCAAAACTATGAGAATAAGATGGAAACATTTGAGACGTACAATGAATCTGCAGCTACTGCTGCAAATCGCCAACGTGAGATCACTCAAACTCAGTCTGTGAATAGTCAAACACCTACTCAACAGATGCAAGTGCAAAGTCAAGAGAATCGTGACACGCTGGTGctgcaacagcagcagcagcatcaAACGCATCAAATGACGCAGATCCAGTCAAACGCTCAACAGAGCACAACACTAACTCCAGTCAGATTACCTGCTATATTAGATGGAGAGTATTTTACAGTGACCAGAGTAGAGGATACCAATGTTACTGTGCGTTGTCAGCAATGTCAAAAATTGTTGAATGGCAATCTGAAGTCTACTGGCAATTTCCTTAGTCATATAAAG CGATTGCATCCGTCCTTGATCGAAAAAATAAGATGCAAATCTAATCAAAGGAAACCGGCAATGGTATACATCGATTCAATGTCGCCTGATAAGTGCTCCGAAATAGTGCGAACAAGACGCGTAgtgttacaaaataaaaagcgtTGCAAAACG GAGGAATGTGTAGCTGAAAACGAAGAATCTTACGAGCATCAATCTGCGGATTGGAGCGACACATCGCTAGTTCGACGACGCTCCGAGGAAACAGAATCCACGGATTTGTCTCTAAGAATACCACATAACAATTCGTTCGTAGTGGAAGACGAGTACGACGCGATCGGTCGTAACGTCGCCGCCAAGCTTAGGAACATGAGAGTAGATCAAAGAATAATagctgaaaaattattgaacgatattttattcgagGCTCAGCTTGGTAATCTTCACAGAGATTCGAGTATTCATgtgtga
- the LOC126856699 gene encoding peroxiredoxin-6-like: MRLNSIIPNFKAETTQGPINFYEWQGNSWVVLFSHPADFTPVCTTELGRIAVHQPHFQKRNTKLLAHSVDKLKDHVDWVNDIKSYCRDIPGAFPYPIIADHDRKLAVQLDMIDEQSKDDPETAQTVRALYIISPDHRLRLSMQYPTSTGRNVDEILRVIDSLQLVDRRPEVATPANWVPGEKVMILPTVKEEDLPNLFPGGVDRVSMPSGKVYVRTTTDY; this comes from the exons ATGAGGCTTAACAGTATCATACCGAATTTTAAAGCTGAGACCACACAGGGTCCCATCAATTTTTACGAATGGCAAGGCAACTC ATGGGTGGTTTTATTCTCCCATCCCGCAGACTTCACTCCTGTGTGCACTACCGAATTGGGTCGCATTGCCGTGCATCAGCCACACTTTCAGAAACGCAATACCAAGCTGCTTGCTCATTCAGTTGACAAGCTCAAGGACCATGTGGATTGGGTTAAT GATATTAAGTCGTACTGCAGAGACATTCCTGGCGCTTTCCCGTATCCTATCATTGCCGATCACGATCGTAAGCTTGCCGTACAACTAGACATGATCGACGAACAAAGCAAGGACGATCCGGAAACCGCTCAGACTGTTCGtgctttatacattattagtCCGGATCATCGTCTGCGACTCTCTATGCAATATCCGACCTCCACTGGACGTAATGTCGA cGAGATATTGCGTGTGATCGATTCGTTGCAGCTCGTTGATAGACGACCAGAAGTAGCAACTCCCGCTAACTGGGTg CCTGGTGAAAAGGTAATGATCCTGCCGACAGTGAAGGAAGAGGATCTTCCGAACCTCTTCCCAGGAGGTGTCGATCGCGTGTCTATGCCGTCTGGAAAAGTCTACGTCCGCACTACCACCGATTATTAA
- the LOC126856703 gene encoding complex III assembly factor LYRM7: MGDSLRREVLRVFKKLHRTRLKTFEGDKHALQVVRKKINDEYRKYKNVTNQAAIEELNKFAQEVEYEVRTTVIQAVETASGTVALRITPDVLVDNVPYKDQKNNNADKENKIQTCEKYTTSKDTKQ; the protein is encoded by the exons ATGGGCGACTCTTTACGGCGAGAG GTTTTACGAGTGTTTAAAAAACTGCATAGAACAAGATTGAAGACATTTGAAGGTGATAAGCATGCATTACAAG TCGtaagaaagaagataaatgaTGAATacaggaaatataaaaatgttacaaatcaGGCGGCAATTGAAGAG TTGAATAAATTTGCACAGGAAGTTGAATATGAAGTGCGAACAACTGTTATTCAGGCAGTTGAAACAGCATCTGGAACAGTAG CACTGCGCATCACTCCAGATGTTCTAGTGGATAATGTACCATACAAAgatcagaaaaataataatgcagacaaagaaaacaaaattcaaaCTTGTGAAAAGTATACAACATCGAAAGATACGaaacaataa
- the LOC126856697 gene encoding glycerol-3-phosphate dehydrogenase [NAD(+)], cytoplasmic-like isoform X2, with amino-acid sequence MYVYEEIINNEKLTDIINTLHENVKYLPGHKLPENVVAIPDVVEAAKEADILIFVLPHQFIRTLCSTLLDNIKPTAVGLSLIKGFGRGEGNNIELISKIIEKNLRIQCNVLMGANLANEVAEEKFCETTIGCKDKRLAPVLRDLIQTQNFRVVVVEDCETVEVCGALKNIVACAAGFVDGLGFGDNTKAAVIRLGLMEMIKFVDIFYSGSKLSTFFESCGMADLITTCYGGRNRRVCEQFVKTGKTIKALEDELLAGQKLQGPATAEEVHDMLKARGLADKFPLFTAVHRICIDQLRPADLIDQIRSHPEHVVRLEEGSA; translated from the exons ATGTATGTGTATGAGGAAATCATCAACAATGAAAAACTGACTGATATAATCAACACTCTTCACGAGAACGTTAAATATTTACCTGGGCACAAACTTCCGGAAAATGTG GTTGCCATACCCGATGTTGTGGAGGCCGCAAAGGAGGCCGATATCCTCATTTTTGTCTTGCCTCATCAGTTTATTCGCACCTTATGCTCGACGCTGCTGGATAACATAAAACCAACCGCGGTCGGTCTTTCTCTCATTAag GGTTTCGGACGAGGCGAAGGAAACAATATTGAGTTAATCTCCAAgattatcgagaaaaatctAAGAATACAGTGTAACGTTTTAATGGGCGCCAATCTCGCTAATGAGGTCGCCGAGGAAAAGTTCTGCGAAACTACGATTg GATGTAAAGATAAACGATTGGCGCCGGTGCTAAGAGACCTCATTCAGACTCAAAATTTCCGAGTGGTTGTTGTAGAAGATTGCGAGACTGTGGAAGTTTGTGGAGCTCTGAAG AACATAGTGGCATGCGCTGCCGGTTTTGTGGATGGTCTCGGATTTGGAGATAACACAAAAGCCGCAGTCATCCGATTAGGACTGATGGAGATGATCAAATTTGTCGATATCTTTTACAGCGGTTCTAAACTTTCCACATTCTTCGAAAGCTGCGGTATGGCAGATCTGATTACAACTTGCTATGGAGGAAGGAATCGCAGAGTCTGCGAACAATTTGTCAAAACTGGCAAG ACTATCAAGGCATTGGAAGACGAACTGTTAGCCGGACAGAAGCTACAGGGACCAGCAACGGCAGAGGAAGTCCACGATATGCTGAAGGCGCGTGGCCTGGCGGACAAGTTTCCACTATTTACAGCGGTGCATCGCATCTGTATCGATCAGTTGCGACCGGCGGATCTCATTGATCAGATCCGTAGTCATCCCGAGCATGT GGTGAGATTAGAAGAGGGAAGTGCATAA
- the LOC126856697 gene encoding glycerol-3-phosphate dehydrogenase [NAD(+)], cytoplasmic-like isoform X1 — MPIAKKKVCIVGSGNWGSAIAKIVGANVTKYNNIFETRVTMYVYEEIINNEKLTDIINTLHENVKYLPGHKLPENVVAIPDVVEAAKEADILIFVLPHQFIRTLCSTLLDNIKPTAVGLSLIKGFGRGEGNNIELISKIIEKNLRIQCNVLMGANLANEVAEEKFCETTIGCKDKRLAPVLRDLIQTQNFRVVVVEDCETVEVCGALKNIVACAAGFVDGLGFGDNTKAAVIRLGLMEMIKFVDIFYSGSKLSTFFESCGMADLITTCYGGRNRRVCEQFVKTGKTIKALEDELLAGQKLQGPATAEEVHDMLKARGLADKFPLFTAVHRICIDQLRPADLIDQIRSHPEHVVRLEEGSA; from the exons atgccgatcgcgaagaaaaaagtatgcaTCGTCGGCAGCGGCAATTG GGGCTCGGCAATCGCGAAAATCGTCGGGGCAAATGTCacgaaatacaataatatattcgagACACGAGTGACGATGTATGTGTATGAGGAAATCATCAACAATGAAAAACTGACTGATATAATCAACACTCTTCACGAGAACGTTAAATATTTACCTGGGCACAAACTTCCGGAAAATGTG GTTGCCATACCCGATGTTGTGGAGGCCGCAAAGGAGGCCGATATCCTCATTTTTGTCTTGCCTCATCAGTTTATTCGCACCTTATGCTCGACGCTGCTGGATAACATAAAACCAACCGCGGTCGGTCTTTCTCTCATTAag GGTTTCGGACGAGGCGAAGGAAACAATATTGAGTTAATCTCCAAgattatcgagaaaaatctAAGAATACAGTGTAACGTTTTAATGGGCGCCAATCTCGCTAATGAGGTCGCCGAGGAAAAGTTCTGCGAAACTACGATTg GATGTAAAGATAAACGATTGGCGCCGGTGCTAAGAGACCTCATTCAGACTCAAAATTTCCGAGTGGTTGTTGTAGAAGATTGCGAGACTGTGGAAGTTTGTGGAGCTCTGAAG AACATAGTGGCATGCGCTGCCGGTTTTGTGGATGGTCTCGGATTTGGAGATAACACAAAAGCCGCAGTCATCCGATTAGGACTGATGGAGATGATCAAATTTGTCGATATCTTTTACAGCGGTTCTAAACTTTCCACATTCTTCGAAAGCTGCGGTATGGCAGATCTGATTACAACTTGCTATGGAGGAAGGAATCGCAGAGTCTGCGAACAATTTGTCAAAACTGGCAAG ACTATCAAGGCATTGGAAGACGAACTGTTAGCCGGACAGAAGCTACAGGGACCAGCAACGGCAGAGGAAGTCCACGATATGCTGAAGGCGCGTGGCCTGGCGGACAAGTTTCCACTATTTACAGCGGTGCATCGCATCTGTATCGATCAGTTGCGACCGGCGGATCTCATTGATCAGATCCGTAGTCATCCCGAGCATGT GGTGAGATTAGAAGAGGGAAGTGCATAA
- the LOC126856700 gene encoding glycerol-3-phosphate dehydrogenase [NAD(+)], cytoplasmic-like isoform X2 has product MASVCIVGSGNWGSAIAKIVGTNAKKQNCFDDRVTMYVYEEIIDGKKLTEIINETHENVKYLPGHKIPENVIAIPDVAEAAKDADILIFVVPHQFIRRICSTLRGKIKPTAIGLSLIKGFDKKEGGGIELISHIISKQLQIPVSVLMGANLASEVADEMFCETTIGCKDKTMALLLRDLIQTSYFRVVVVEDTDSVECCGALKNIVACGAGFVDGLGLGDNTKAAVIRLGLMEIIKFVEVFYPGGKLATFFESCGVADLITTCYGGRNRKVSEAFVKTGKSIETLEKEMLKGQKLQGPFTAEEVNYMLKSQNIEDRFPLFTAIHRICIGELKPMDLIDCIRSHPEHM; this is encoded by the exons ATGGCATCCGTATGCATAGTTGGTTCTGGTAACTG GGGCTCGGCTATCGCAAAGATAGTCGGCACGAATGCGAAAAAGCAAAATTGCTTCGATGATCGCGTCACCATGTATGTTTACGAGGAGATTATCGATGGGAAAAAGTTAACAGAGATCATTAACGAGACCCACGAGAATGTCAAATATCTTCCAGGACATAAAATACCTGAGAATGTG atTGCGATTCCCGATGTGGCAGAGGCTGCGAAGGACGCggatattcttatatttgttGTTCCGCATCAGTTCATTCGAAGGATATGCAGTACGTTGCGAGGAAAAATCAAACCTACTGCTATCGGTCTATCTTTGATTAAG GGTTTTGACAAGAAAGAGGGTGGTGGCATTGAACTTATTTCTCACATAATTTCAAAACAACTGCAAATTCCAGTTTCAGTCCTGATGGGCGCCAATTTGGCTTCTGAAGTAGCCGACGAAATGTTTTGCGAAACCACTATTG GATGCAAGGACAAGACGATGGCACTGTTACTTCGTGATTTAATCCAGACATCGTACTTTAGGGTGGTGGTCGTCGAGGACACAGATTCTGTAGAGTGTTGCGGCGCGTTAAAG AATATAGTTGCCTGTGGCGCCGGCTTTGTCGACGGGCTCGGTCTAGGTGATAACACGAAGGCCGCGGTGATCAGGCTGGGTCTTATGGAAATCATCAAATTCGTTGAGGTATTCTATCCAGGTGGGAAATTGGCGACCTTCTTCGAAAGTTGTGGAGTCGCTGATCTGATCACGACATGCTATGGTGGACGCAATAGGAAGGTTTCAGAAGCCTTCGTCAAAACCGGCAAG TCTATTGAAACGCTGGAGAAAGAGATGTTGAAAGGACAGAAGCTTCAAGGGCCGTTCACCGCCGAAGAGGTCAACTACATGTTAAAATCGCAGAACATAGAGGACAGATTTCCGTTGTTTACGGCAATTCATCGTATTTGCATCGGTGAGCTAAAACCAATGGATTTAATCGACTGCATACGTAGCCATCCGGAACACATGTAA
- the LOC126856700 gene encoding glycerol-3-phosphate dehydrogenase [NAD(+)], cytoplasmic-like isoform X1, with protein sequence MASVCIVGSGNWGSAIAKIVGTNAKKQNCFDDRVTMYVYEEIIDGKKLTEIINETHENVKYLPGHKIPENVIAIPDVAEAAKDADILIFVVPHQFIRRICSTLRGKIKPTAIGLSLIKGFDKKEGGGIELISHIISKQLQIPVSVLMGANLASEVADEMFCETTIGCKDKTMALLLRDLIQTSYFRVVVVEDTDSVECCGALKNIVACGAGFVDGLGLGDNTKAAVIRLGLMEIIKFVEVFYPGGKLATFFESCGVADLITTCYGGRNRKVSEAFVKTGKSIETLEKEMLKGQKLQGPFTAEEVNYMLKSQNIEDRFPLFTAIHRICIGELKPMDLIDCIRSHPEHMDEGTLMKLKSNPKCHL encoded by the exons ATGGCATCCGTATGCATAGTTGGTTCTGGTAACTG GGGCTCGGCTATCGCAAAGATAGTCGGCACGAATGCGAAAAAGCAAAATTGCTTCGATGATCGCGTCACCATGTATGTTTACGAGGAGATTATCGATGGGAAAAAGTTAACAGAGATCATTAACGAGACCCACGAGAATGTCAAATATCTTCCAGGACATAAAATACCTGAGAATGTG atTGCGATTCCCGATGTGGCAGAGGCTGCGAAGGACGCggatattcttatatttgttGTTCCGCATCAGTTCATTCGAAGGATATGCAGTACGTTGCGAGGAAAAATCAAACCTACTGCTATCGGTCTATCTTTGATTAAG GGTTTTGACAAGAAAGAGGGTGGTGGCATTGAACTTATTTCTCACATAATTTCAAAACAACTGCAAATTCCAGTTTCAGTCCTGATGGGCGCCAATTTGGCTTCTGAAGTAGCCGACGAAATGTTTTGCGAAACCACTATTG GATGCAAGGACAAGACGATGGCACTGTTACTTCGTGATTTAATCCAGACATCGTACTTTAGGGTGGTGGTCGTCGAGGACACAGATTCTGTAGAGTGTTGCGGCGCGTTAAAG AATATAGTTGCCTGTGGCGCCGGCTTTGTCGACGGGCTCGGTCTAGGTGATAACACGAAGGCCGCGGTGATCAGGCTGGGTCTTATGGAAATCATCAAATTCGTTGAGGTATTCTATCCAGGTGGGAAATTGGCGACCTTCTTCGAAAGTTGTGGAGTCGCTGATCTGATCACGACATGCTATGGTGGACGCAATAGGAAGGTTTCAGAAGCCTTCGTCAAAACCGGCAAG TCTATTGAAACGCTGGAGAAAGAGATGTTGAAAGGACAGAAGCTTCAAGGGCCGTTCACCGCCGAAGAGGTCAACTACATGTTAAAATCGCAGAACATAGAGGACAGATTTCCGTTGTTTACGGCAATTCATCGTATTTGCATCGGTGAGCTAAAACCAATGGATTTAATCGACTGCATACGTAGCCATCCGGAACACAT GGACGAAGGTACCTTGATGAAGCTCAAGTCTAATCCCAAGTGCCACCTTTGA